In Kaistella faecalis, a genomic segment contains:
- a CDS encoding endonuclease/exonuclease/phosphatase family protein yields MKNLIILIGTFLCLNINAQNLNVMTFNIRLSLDSDKENSWINRKDDALKLMNYYHPDVMGVQEAVPQQMADIKTGLKNYDFVGVGRDDGANNGEYSAIFYDTEKLQVLQSGTFWLSETPEEPSKGWDAAYNRVCTYALFKTKKGGKKFWAFNVHFDHVGNVAREKSARLILDKMKNSNTKNLPVVLTGDFNLTDDTKPIKLLSENLNNSFYHSVKPHYGPTGTFTAFDVNTIPKDRIDYIFTKRFECISIRTINDRRENLLYPSDHFPVLAELKFR; encoded by the coding sequence ATGAAAAATCTAATCATCCTGATCGGTACATTTTTATGTCTTAACATCAATGCTCAGAATTTAAATGTAATGACCTTTAACATTCGACTTTCGCTGGATTCCGACAAAGAAAACTCCTGGATCAACAGAAAAGATGACGCATTAAAACTGATGAATTACTATCACCCTGATGTAATGGGCGTTCAGGAAGCGGTTCCGCAACAGATGGCGGACATCAAAACAGGTCTTAAAAATTATGATTTCGTTGGCGTTGGACGTGATGACGGAGCTAATAATGGCGAATATTCAGCCATTTTCTACGATACGGAAAAGCTGCAGGTTCTGCAATCGGGAACTTTCTGGCTGAGCGAAACACCTGAAGAACCCTCAAAAGGCTGGGACGCTGCTTACAACAGAGTCTGCACTTATGCTCTTTTTAAAACGAAAAAGGGCGGTAAGAAGTTTTGGGCTTTTAATGTTCATTTCGATCATGTGGGAAATGTCGCACGGGAAAAGTCTGCGCGATTAATTCTGGATAAGATGAAAAACTCAAATACAAAAAATCTTCCCGTGGTTCTTACCGGCGATTTTAATCTTACAGATGATACGAAACCCATCAAACTTCTGTCAGAAAACCTCAACAACTCATTCTACCATTCGGTAAAACCGCATTACGGCCCAACCGGAACTTTTACAGCTTTTGATGTAAACACAATACCAAAGGACAGAATCGATTATATTTTCACAAAAAGGTTTGAGTGTATCTCAATAAGAACCATTAATGACAGGCGAGAAAATTTGCTTTACCCGTCTGACCATTTTCCGGTTTTAGCAGAATTAAAATTCAGATAA
- the hutG gene encoding formimidoylglutamase — protein MLWQGRFDGEDPLYHRIFQRVSLETDYASISPNDFVLHGFAVDEGVRRNKGRVGAKDAPDMIRKNTANFPVVNPEFVLKDFGNISCDDGDLEKSQKELAAKVSEVLKRKGKSIVFGGGHEVTFAHYSGIKNAFPDQKIGIINIDAHFDNREPEESVGPSSGTGFWQIAQEGEINSLHIGIQKNSNTLKLFDTAHQYGMKYLLADELFFENLPSIYATIDETIRQCDILYLTICMDVFNASIAPGVSAAAYNGIFSDAAFMHYFRHILKSEKLRALDIAEVNPGLDLENRTAKLAASLINEWLML, from the coding sequence ATGCTTTGGCAAGGACGTTTTGACGGCGAAGACCCACTTTATCACCGGATTTTTCAAAGAGTTTCACTGGAAACCGATTACGCTTCGATTTCACCGAACGATTTCGTTCTGCATGGATTTGCGGTAGATGAAGGCGTGAGAAGAAATAAAGGAAGAGTCGGTGCAAAAGACGCTCCGGATATGATCCGGAAAAACACCGCCAATTTTCCGGTGGTCAATCCGGAATTTGTTTTAAAAGATTTCGGGAATATTTCCTGCGATGACGGTGATTTAGAAAAATCACAGAAAGAACTCGCAGCTAAAGTTTCAGAAGTCTTAAAAAGAAAAGGAAAATCTATCGTTTTTGGCGGCGGCCATGAGGTAACATTTGCACATTACTCCGGAATTAAAAACGCGTTTCCTGATCAAAAAATCGGAATCATCAATATCGATGCGCATTTTGATAATCGCGAGCCCGAAGAATCTGTTGGTCCAAGTTCCGGAACCGGTTTCTGGCAAATCGCTCAGGAAGGCGAAATCAATTCGCTTCATATCGGAATCCAGAAAAATTCCAACACCCTTAAACTGTTCGACACTGCTCATCAATACGGAATGAAATACCTGCTGGCAGATGAACTTTTCTTTGAAAATTTGCCCTCAATTTACGCGACAATTGATGAAACAATTAGGCAGTGTGACATTCTTTACCTTACCATCTGCATGGATGTATTTAACGCTTCTATCGCACCGGGAGTATCTGCTGCGGCATACAACGGTATCTTTTCAGATGCGGCTTTTATGCATTATTTCCGTCATATATTAAAGTCGGAAAAACTTCGTGCTTTAGACATCGCCGAGGTAAACCCAGGGCTGGACTTAGAAAACCGGACCGCAAAACTGGCTGCAAGCTTGATAAATGAGTGGCTGATGCTGTGA
- the fabF gene encoding beta-ketoacyl-ACP synthase II, with the protein MELKRVVVTGFGAITPIGNNAKEYWESLIKGESGAAPITLFDASQFKTKFACEVKNFNPLDHFDKKEAKKMDRNTQLGIVAAREAVEHSGILNGELDKNRVGVIWGSGIGGLETFENEVLGWANTDIPRFNPFFIPKMIADITGGQISIEYGFHGPNYTTVSACASSANALIDAKMLIQLGKADVIVCGGSEAAVTASGVGGFNAMMALSTRNDDPTTASRPFDKDRDGFVLGEGAGSIILEEYEHAKKRGATIYAELKGGGMSADAYHMTAPHPEGLGAYLVMKNCLEDAGVTADEVDHINMHGTSTPLGDIAESNAISKLLGDHAYDIQINSTKSMTGHLLGAAGVIEAIAALHTIIYNIVPPTINHFTDDEKIDSRLNFTFHHAVEKEVNVAMSNTFGFGGHNACVLFSKI; encoded by the coding sequence ATGGAATTAAAAAGAGTAGTTGTTACCGGTTTTGGTGCTATCACCCCTATTGGAAATAATGCCAAAGAATACTGGGAAAGTCTTATTAAAGGCGAGAGCGGTGCCGCTCCTATTACTCTTTTTGATGCCTCCCAATTCAAAACCAAATTTGCCTGCGAGGTCAAGAATTTCAACCCATTAGATCACTTCGACAAAAAAGAAGCGAAGAAAATGGATAGAAATACCCAGCTGGGAATTGTTGCTGCCAGAGAAGCGGTGGAACATTCCGGTATCCTGAACGGCGAACTCGATAAAAACAGAGTGGGGGTAATTTGGGGCTCAGGAATCGGCGGTTTAGAAACTTTCGAAAACGAAGTTCTGGGCTGGGCGAATACCGACATCCCACGTTTCAATCCATTCTTTATTCCAAAAATGATTGCGGACATTACCGGCGGCCAGATTTCTATTGAATACGGTTTCCACGGTCCCAATTATACCACTGTTTCTGCCTGTGCTTCATCTGCCAATGCGCTCATCGATGCTAAAATGCTTATCCAACTGGGTAAAGCTGATGTAATTGTTTGCGGGGGCTCCGAAGCTGCAGTTACAGCAAGTGGTGTTGGAGGTTTTAACGCCATGATGGCACTTTCTACTAGAAATGATGATCCTACAACAGCTTCCAGACCTTTCGACAAAGACAGAGACGGATTTGTACTTGGCGAAGGAGCAGGTTCAATCATTTTAGAAGAATACGAACACGCGAAAAAACGCGGTGCAACCATCTATGCTGAACTGAAAGGCGGTGGAATGAGTGCAGATGCCTATCACATGACCGCACCTCATCCGGAAGGTCTCGGCGCTTACCTTGTAATGAAAAACTGCCTGGAAGATGCAGGGGTAACGGCTGACGAAGTAGATCACATCAATATGCATGGTACCTCTACTCCATTAGGCGACATCGCAGAATCTAATGCTATTTCTAAATTACTCGGAGATCACGCTTACGATATCCAGATCAATTCCACGAAATCAATGACCGGTCACTTATTGGGTGCAGCCGGAGTAATTGAGGCTATCGCCGCTTTACATACTATTATATACAACATTGTTCCGCCAACCATCAATCATTTTACTGATGATGAAAAAATCGACAGCCGCCTTAATTTCACGTTCCACCATGCGGTAGAAAAAGAGGTTAATGTTGCGATGAGCAATACTTTCGGCTTTGGTGGCCACAATGCGTGTGTACTTTTCTCCAAAATCTAA
- a CDS encoding zinc metalloprotease, which produces MKKLLFGAFALSMLAACNAGEDHLLNQEQTDDLTSGSSVTQRVCPSEDIRKEALANNPDLMARFVDNESKTEKFIDDLKMGRVLADGTVEIPVVVNVLYRTAAENISDAQIASQIATLNNDFGGTNSDVNKIPSEFASVAAGDTKIKFRLDRVIRKSTTVRSWRTNDAMKKTSSKGQDAFKPANYFNIWVVGDMGGVLGYATFPESAGLWNDGVVIAGKYFGTTANAPYNLGRTATHEVGHYLNLRHIWGDGNCATDYVDDTPTQQDKNFGKPTYPQYDLCGGVNRSIQFMNYMDYVDDAAMYMFSAGQKSRMQAITNASGARSGLRIY; this is translated from the coding sequence ATGAAAAAACTGTTATTCGGCGCATTTGCTTTGTCAATGCTAGCTGCGTGTAATGCGGGTGAAGATCACCTGCTTAATCAGGAACAAACTGATGATTTAACATCGGGTAGTTCTGTGACCCAAAGAGTATGTCCTTCTGAGGACATCAGGAAGGAGGCTTTGGCCAATAATCCTGACCTGATGGCCAGATTTGTTGACAACGAAAGTAAAACTGAAAAATTTATTGACGATCTTAAGATGGGAAGAGTATTGGCTGATGGTACAGTAGAAATTCCTGTCGTTGTAAATGTACTTTACCGAACTGCTGCCGAAAACATTTCTGATGCGCAAATTGCTTCGCAAATCGCAACGCTGAATAATGATTTTGGAGGAACAAATTCCGACGTGAATAAAATTCCTTCCGAATTCGCTTCTGTTGCGGCTGGTGATACCAAAATTAAATTCCGTTTAGACCGCGTTATCCGTAAATCGACCACGGTAAGATCATGGAGAACAAATGATGCCATGAAGAAGACTTCATCAAAAGGTCAGGATGCCTTTAAGCCAGCTAACTATTTCAATATATGGGTTGTTGGTGATATGGGTGGAGTTCTTGGTTACGCAACTTTCCCTGAATCTGCAGGGCTTTGGAATGACGGTGTGGTAATTGCCGGAAAATATTTCGGTACTACCGCAAACGCGCCATACAACTTGGGACGAACTGCAACTCATGAAGTGGGGCATTACCTGAATCTTCGTCATATTTGGGGCGACGGAAACTGTGCTACAGATTATGTAGATGATACGCCAACGCAACAGGACAAGAATTTCGGGAAACCAACTTATCCGCAGTACGATCTTTGCGGCGGAGTTAACCGTTCAATACAGTTTATGAATTATATGGATTATGTTGATGATGCTGCGATGTATATGTTCTCTGCAGGACAAAAATCTAGAATGCAGGCGATTACAAATGCATCAGGTGCAAGATCAGGACTTAGAATTTACTAG
- the paaA gene encoding 1,2-phenylacetyl-CoA epoxidase subunit PaaA, with amino-acid sequence MNQEKFLAYVQAENKVEPKDVMPDDYRKLLVRQISQHAHSEIVGMLPEANWITRAPSLRRKMALMAKIQDEAGHGLYLYAATETLNNGEIAADRDSTYNDMLSGKAKYSSIFNYPALSWADIGAIGWLVDGAAIMNQVMLMGNSYGPYSRAMVRICKEESFHQRQGYEILMTLCRGTKEQKDLAQEALNRFWWPALMMFGPNDDASPNSQKSMNYRVKRESNDSLRQRFVDVTVGQAEFLGLKIPDENLKWNEETQHYDFGELPWDEFMEVLKGNGPCNKKRLETKREAQREHSWVKEAAMAYAEKNAQLV; translated from the coding sequence ATGAATCAGGAAAAATTTTTAGCATACGTTCAGGCCGAGAATAAAGTGGAACCCAAAGATGTAATGCCCGACGATTACAGAAAACTGTTGGTCAGACAGATTTCTCAGCACGCCCATTCCGAAATCGTAGGAATGCTGCCGGAAGCCAACTGGATTACCAGAGCGCCGTCGCTTCGTAGAAAAATGGCGCTCATGGCAAAAATTCAGGACGAAGCCGGCCACGGTTTATATTTATATGCCGCAACGGAAACTTTAAACAACGGCGAGATCGCTGCTGACAGAGACTCCACTTACAACGATATGCTCTCCGGAAAAGCAAAATACTCCAGCATTTTCAATTATCCGGCGCTTTCGTGGGCAGATATTGGCGCAATTGGCTGGCTGGTTGACGGTGCTGCAATTATGAATCAGGTCATGCTGATGGGAAATTCGTACGGACCTTACTCCAGAGCAATGGTCAGAATTTGCAAGGAAGAATCTTTCCACCAAAGACAGGGTTACGAGATATTGATGACTCTTTGCCGCGGGACTAAAGAGCAGAAAGATTTAGCTCAGGAAGCACTGAACCGCTTCTGGTGGCCGGCTTTAATGATGTTCGGACCCAATGACGACGCTTCTCCGAACTCTCAGAAATCTATGAATTACCGGGTAAAAAGAGAAAGCAACGATTCTTTAAGACAGAGATTTGTAGACGTGACAGTCGGGCAGGCAGAGTTTTTAGGTTTGAAAATACCTGACGAGAATTTAAAATGGAATGAGGAAACCCAACATTATGATTTCGGCGAACTGCCATGGGATGAATTCATGGAAGTTTTAAAAGGAAACGGACCATGCAATAAAAAACGCCTGGAGACCAAAAGAGAGGCCCAGCGCGAACATTCTTGGGTGAAGGAAGCGGCCATGGCTTATGCGGAGAAAAATGCACAATTAGTATAG
- a CDS encoding GEVED domain-containing protein, which yields MRKKLPLLLLAVLPMLTFAQSAKSKISVHPKKQSVTAKAKADLAYAPAAYCTPALDCTDGDLISNVTFAGINNTTTCSPAGYGDYTSISNTTTLLAGQTYPIAVTVGDGWPNENVSVWIDYNKNDIFDASEFTYVGNVNTVASGLTVTGNIPIVAGTANGNYRMRVRVAADGANSDDNTLACDEDQGYGETEDYTLVIGAPAPTGCLTATNNQWPTATFTPNCNGANANITTAAYLNEYSKVNLVAGTAYTFSTSNSAYFITIGNEAGTEVLASGTGSVVYTPTVSGVVRFYSHLSSNCDGGSTIHARIVKCGTPPPPPVEPDYGCDQTYTGVPDTAHNMTKNLAAATYMVANDFFVPKESGTYKLQSVKFDIVSQAAAGASDITSYDLKILADSGSNTPGSTVMTTLTGVTPTNVLTLPGTFATLPTYRITLDLGNFELPVNAAADTKYWVAITGTSASQTSFYWIGSIYNEGWLTSSDYQSSDSGATWVQGASTATPGVHYEGMMMIDAECATAAVNEAGTKEVSFYPNPVKDFLTISSKKTIETVHVYNIAGQKIPVSSKLVNGKLDMSRMAPGTYIISTILQGGKNESFKVVKK from the coding sequence ATGAGAAAAAAATTACCTTTGTTGTTATTGGCGGTATTGCCGATGCTAACGTTTGCACAGAGTGCAAAATCTAAAATCTCGGTACATCCGAAAAAACAATCAGTAACAGCCAAAGCTAAAGCAGACCTCGCATACGCTCCTGCTGCTTATTGTACTCCAGCGCTTGACTGTACGGATGGAGATTTAATCTCGAATGTTACTTTTGCAGGCATTAACAACACCACTACATGTAGCCCGGCAGGGTATGGGGATTACACCTCTATATCTAATACTACAACATTACTGGCCGGACAGACTTATCCGATAGCTGTTACAGTAGGAGATGGATGGCCCAACGAAAACGTTTCAGTTTGGATTGATTACAACAAAAACGACATCTTCGATGCTTCAGAATTCACTTATGTAGGCAATGTAAATACAGTTGCATCTGGATTAACAGTAACAGGAAACATCCCTATTGTGGCAGGCACAGCAAACGGAAACTACCGAATGAGGGTAAGAGTTGCGGCAGATGGCGCGAACTCAGATGACAACACACTAGCCTGTGATGAGGACCAAGGCTACGGCGAAACTGAAGACTATACTTTAGTAATAGGAGCTCCTGCACCAACAGGATGTCTAACAGCAACCAATAACCAGTGGCCAACCGCAACTTTTACTCCTAACTGTAATGGGGCTAATGCAAACATTACTACCGCCGCTTACCTTAATGAGTACTCAAAAGTAAACCTGGTAGCAGGTACCGCTTACACCTTCTCTACCTCGAACAGTGCTTATTTTATTACTATTGGTAATGAAGCTGGTACAGAAGTACTGGCATCAGGAACCGGATCTGTAGTTTACACACCAACAGTTTCAGGTGTAGTGAGATTCTATTCTCACCTTTCAAGCAACTGCGACGGCGGAAGTACAATTCACGCCAGAATAGTAAAATGCGGAACACCGCCGCCACCACCAGTAGAACCGGATTATGGTTGCGATCAAACTTATACAGGGGTGCCAGATACAGCGCATAATATGACGAAAAATTTAGCCGCAGCAACATATATGGTTGCCAACGACTTTTTTGTTCCTAAAGAAAGCGGAACTTATAAATTGCAGTCAGTGAAATTCGACATTGTATCTCAGGCGGCAGCAGGCGCATCTGATATCACATCATATGATTTAAAAATACTGGCAGATAGCGGTTCCAATACTCCTGGAAGCACAGTGATGACAACATTAACAGGAGTTACTCCTACCAATGTACTTACACTGCCTGGCACCTTCGCCACGTTGCCAACCTATAGAATAACCCTTGATCTAGGCAACTTTGAACTACCGGTGAATGCAGCAGCAGACACTAAGTATTGGGTAGCAATAACTGGCACTTCAGCTTCGCAAACTAGTTTTTACTGGATTGGATCCATATATAACGAGGGCTGGTTAACTTCTTCTGACTACCAGTCATCAGACAGCGGTGCAACTTGGGTACAAGGCGCTTCAACCGCCACTCCGGGCGTACATTATGAAGGAATGATGATGATCGACGCAGAATGTGCTACAGCTGCAGTAAATGAGGCCGGAACTAAAGAAGTTTCTTTCTATCCTAACCCAGTGAAAGACTTCCTTACCATCAGCTCGAAGAAAACAATCGAAACTGTACATGTTTACAACATTGCAGGACAAAAGATCCCAGTTTCTTCAAAATTAGTTAACGGTAAACTTGATATGAGCAGAATGGCACCAGGAACATATATCATCAGTACCATCCTTCAGGGAGGGAAAAATGAATCCTTCAAAGTGGTTAAGAAATAA
- the clpB gene encoding ATP-dependent chaperone ClpB, whose product MNLNQYTVKSQEAIQKAQQIAMEFGNQSIEPQHLLEGVFQVDENISDFLLKKSEAELALVRERNRSNIEKLPKVEGGNIYLSQAANRVLLDAPNVAKKMGDEYVTIEHLWLSLFESGSDVSKMLKDMGVTKKGLETAINELRKGSKATSASSEETYQSLNKYAKNFNELAAEGKLDPVIGRDEEIRRVLQILSRRTKNNPILIGEPGVGKTAIAEGIAHRIISGDIPENLMDKTLYSLDMGALIAGAKYKGEFEERLKSVINEVIKSDGQIILFIDEIHTLVGAGGGEGAMDAANILKPALARGELRAIGATTLNEYQKYFEKDKALERRFQKVMVEEPDTESAISILRGIKDKYEAHHKVRIKDEAIIAAVEQSQRYISDRFLPDKAIDLIDEASAKLRMEINSKPEELDVLDRKLMQMEIELAAISREGNELKINHLKEDISKVSEQRNEINAKWLKEKQKSEDLTSIKKEIEALKLEAERASRVGDYAKVAEIQYGKIKEKEADLHKLELEMQNNLNELIKEEVTAENISEVISKWTGIPVTKLLQSERQKLLHLEDELHKRVVGQDEAIVSIADAIRRNRAGLNDEKKPIGSFLFLGTTGVGKTELAKALAEYLFDDENNMTRIDMSEYQERHSVSRLVGAPPGYVGYDEGGQLTEAVRRRPYSVVLLDEIEKAHPDVFNTLLQVLDDGRLTDNKGRVVNFKNSIIIMTSNLGSHLIQENFENITDDNISEIVDKTKDEVFGLLKQTLRPEFLNRIDEIVLFQPLNRKEIGKIVNYQLRGFNKMLEKRGIFMTATDDAVSYLMNKGYDPSFGARPLKRVLQQEVLNKLSKEILAGTVNDGDRITLDYFDETGLVFRPTV is encoded by the coding sequence ATGAACTTAAATCAATATACTGTAAAATCACAGGAAGCCATACAGAAAGCACAGCAGATTGCTATGGAATTTGGCAACCAGAGTATCGAACCGCAACACTTGCTTGAAGGTGTTTTTCAGGTGGATGAGAATATCTCAGATTTTCTTTTAAAAAAATCCGAGGCAGAATTAGCATTGGTACGTGAAAGAAACCGTTCAAACATTGAAAAACTCCCGAAAGTGGAAGGAGGGAATATTTATCTCTCGCAAGCTGCAAACAGGGTCTTGCTTGATGCTCCAAATGTCGCTAAAAAAATGGGTGACGAATATGTGACGATCGAGCACTTGTGGCTGTCTCTTTTCGAGAGTGGCTCCGACGTTTCCAAAATGCTGAAGGATATGGGCGTGACTAAGAAAGGCCTGGAAACCGCTATTAATGAATTACGCAAAGGATCTAAAGCGACTTCAGCAAGTTCCGAAGAGACTTACCAAAGCTTAAATAAGTACGCAAAAAATTTTAACGAACTCGCAGCCGAGGGAAAACTGGATCCAGTAATCGGACGTGACGAAGAAATCCGTAGGGTTCTGCAAATTCTGTCCAGAAGAACGAAAAACAATCCGATTCTCATCGGTGAACCCGGAGTTGGTAAAACTGCTATTGCTGAGGGAATTGCGCACAGAATTATTTCCGGAGATATCCCTGAAAATTTAATGGACAAAACCCTTTATTCTCTGGATATGGGCGCTTTGATTGCCGGGGCCAAATATAAAGGAGAGTTCGAAGAACGTTTAAAATCAGTTATCAATGAAGTTATAAAATCCGACGGGCAGATTATACTTTTTATCGATGAGATTCACACATTGGTTGGTGCCGGTGGCGGTGAAGGAGCGATGGATGCGGCAAACATCCTGAAACCTGCTCTTGCCCGCGGGGAACTGAGGGCAATCGGTGCAACGACTTTGAATGAATATCAGAAGTATTTCGAGAAGGATAAAGCGCTCGAAAGACGTTTCCAGAAAGTAATGGTAGAAGAGCCTGATACCGAATCTGCGATTTCAATTCTTCGTGGAATTAAAGATAAATATGAAGCGCACCACAAAGTACGCATCAAAGATGAAGCAATTATTGCCGCGGTAGAGCAGTCTCAGCGTTATATTTCCGACCGTTTTTTACCGGATAAAGCCATCGATTTGATTGACGAAGCATCTGCAAAACTCAGAATGGAAATTAATTCCAAGCCTGAAGAACTGGATGTTTTAGACAGAAAACTCATGCAGATGGAAATTGAGCTTGCTGCAATTTCCCGGGAAGGAAATGAATTGAAAATTAATCATCTGAAAGAAGATATTTCAAAAGTTTCGGAGCAGCGTAATGAAATCAATGCAAAATGGCTGAAGGAAAAACAGAAATCTGAGGATTTAACCTCAATTAAGAAAGAAATTGAAGCGTTGAAACTTGAGGCTGAGCGCGCATCAAGAGTTGGTGATTATGCAAAAGTTGCCGAAATTCAATACGGGAAAATCAAGGAAAAAGAAGCTGATCTGCACAAGCTCGAACTTGAGATGCAGAACAACCTTAACGAGCTGATTAAAGAAGAAGTTACCGCAGAAAATATTTCAGAAGTAATTTCGAAATGGACCGGTATTCCCGTGACTAAATTATTACAGTCCGAGCGTCAAAAACTGCTGCACCTCGAAGACGAACTTCATAAGAGAGTAGTAGGTCAGGACGAAGCTATTGTTTCGATTGCCGATGCGATCCGAAGAAATAGAGCGGGGCTTAACGACGAAAAAAAACCTATTGGATCGTTCCTTTTCCTTGGGACAACAGGTGTCGGAAAAACTGAACTCGCCAAGGCGCTTGCCGAATATCTTTTCGATGACGAAAACAATATGACCAGAATCGATATGAGTGAATATCAGGAAAGGCATTCTGTATCACGATTGGTCGGTGCGCCTCCAGGATATGTGGGTTATGATGAAGGCGGGCAGTTAACGGAAGCAGTCAGACGGAGACCGTATTCGGTTGTTCTTCTGGATGAAATCGAAAAAGCACATCCAGACGTATTCAACACGCTGCTTCAGGTTTTGGATGACGGAAGGCTTACGGATAACAAAGGCCGGGTGGTAAATTTCAAGAATTCGATCATTATCATGACTTCTAATTTAGGATCTCATCTTATTCAGGAAAATTTTGAAAATATCACCGATGATAATATTTCCGAAATCGTGGACAAAACCAAAGATGAGGTTTTCGGTTTGCTGAAGCAGACTTTAAGACCTGAGTTTCTGAACAGAATTGATGAAATTGTACTTTTCCAGCCTCTCAACAGAAAAGAAATCGGAAAAATCGTGAATTATCAGCTGCGCGGATTTAATAAGATGCTTGAGAAACGTGGAATCTTCATGACTGCTACAGACGATGCTGTCAGTTATCTGATGAATAAAGGTTACGATCCGAGTTTTGGTGCAAGACCGCTAAAACGGGTTCTTCAGCAGGAAGTTTTGAATAAATTATCCAAAGAAATTCTTGCCGGGACTGTAAATGACGGCGACAGAATTACTCTTGATTATTTTGATGAAACCGGATTGGTTTTCCGGCCAACAGTATAA
- a CDS encoding acyl carrier protein, which produces MSDIASRVKAIIADKLDVEETEVTPEASFTNDLGADSLDTVELIMEFEKEFNIQIPDDQAEKITTVGHAITYIEEVVNK; this is translated from the coding sequence ATGTCAGACATTGCATCAAGAGTAAAAGCTATTATCGCTGATAAACTCGACGTTGAGGAAACAGAAGTAACTCCAGAAGCTAGCTTCACAAACGATCTAGGAGCAGATTCTTTGGATACTGTAGAATTAATCATGGAATTTGAAAAAGAATTCAACATTCAGATCCCTGATGATCAGGCAGAAAAGATTACAACTGTGGGTCACGCTATTACTTATATTGAGGAAGTGGTGAACAAATAA
- a CDS encoding FAD-binding oxidoreductase produces MHHFHLLKTARVKKETNDSVNVAFEIPQNLRHEFTFKQGQYLNVRFVFGNEDLRRSYSIVNAPSEGNSELEILVKHLENGKVSSYLNNELREGDHIEVMAPMGHFYTHYHPSNEKTYVGLAAGSGISPVLSNLKEALYQEPKSKGYLFFSNKSLNDIIFKREIDALAGKFEGRLKVIYLLSREKHFEDELFEGRISAEKLAQIFQRFPEIPAQESTYFICGPAEMIKDISGFLKNEVKVPSLQIMYEYYAAPDDGENAEMSDEFKAIPNLESMVTLIIDDDEYSFHLNSKKRSILDQALHDKLPVPFACKGGVCCTCKAQVMEGEVFMEKNFALTEEEVERGFVLTCQCHPTTNVVMLNYDV; encoded by the coding sequence ATGCACCATTTTCATCTGTTAAAAACAGCCAGAGTAAAGAAGGAAACGAATGATTCCGTAAATGTCGCTTTTGAAATTCCACAAAATCTGCGACACGAATTCACCTTTAAGCAAGGGCAATATCTTAACGTACGCTTTGTTTTCGGGAACGAAGATCTTCGGCGGTCTTACTCGATCGTCAACGCACCGAGCGAAGGAAATTCTGAACTTGAAATTCTGGTTAAACATTTGGAGAACGGAAAAGTCTCATCCTACCTCAATAACGAACTCAGAGAAGGTGATCACATTGAAGTAATGGCACCGATGGGGCATTTCTATACACACTATCACCCCTCAAACGAGAAGACATATGTGGGACTCGCTGCAGGAAGCGGAATCTCACCGGTACTCTCAAACCTAAAAGAAGCACTTTATCAGGAACCGAAAAGTAAAGGATATCTTTTTTTTAGCAATAAAAGCCTGAACGACATTATTTTCAAAAGAGAAATTGATGCTTTGGCCGGGAAATTCGAAGGTCGCTTAAAAGTAATTTACCTTCTTTCCCGCGAAAAACATTTTGAAGATGAGCTATTTGAAGGAAGGATCTCGGCAGAAAAACTGGCGCAGATTTTTCAGAGATTTCCGGAAATTCCCGCTCAGGAATCCACCTATTTTATCTGCGGGCCAGCAGAAATGATAAAGGACATTTCCGGATTTCTGAAAAACGAAGTAAAAGTACCGTCACTTCAGATTATGTACGAATATTACGCAGCACCAGATGATGGCGAAAACGCTGAAATGAGCGATGAGTTCAAAGCGATCCCGAATCTTGAAAGCATGGTGACTTTAATTATTGATGATGATGAATATTCATTCCACCTGAATTCAAAGAAAAGAAGCATTCTGGATCAGGCGCTGCATGACAAACTTCCTGTTCCCTTCGCATGCAAAGGCGGCGTTTGCTGCACCTGCAAAGCCCAGGTGATGGAAGGTGAAGTATTTATGGAAAAGAATTTCGCACTTACAGAAGAAGAAGTGGAGCGCGGATTTGTACTGACCTGCCAGTGTCACCCTACTACCAATGTGGTGATGCTGAATTATGATGTATAA